One Trichormus variabilis 0441 genomic window, TATATTACCATTTTTACAATCACATAATTCTGAGTTAAGAGAAGCTGCAATCACTACATTGCGATATCTTAATCAACTAGAAAAATGCTCCGAAGCTTTAGATTTAATCTTTGATGAATCAGCAGTTGTGCGACGGGCTGCGGCTTTAACTCTGGGACATTTACAAGATACAGAAGTAATTACTAAACTCAGTCAAGCACTGACTAATGATAGTGACTGGCAAGTGCGGCGTAATGCGGCTAAATCTCTAGCTATTCATGCAAATCATCAAGCAATTTTAGCCTTAGAAACTGCTTTAAGTGATGAACATTGGCAAGTCAGGAAAGCATCTGCACAAGCCTTACAAAAAATCCCAGATACTCAAGTTATGCCGCAATTAATTCAAGCTTTAACAGATGAATATGCAGATGTTCGCAAAGAAGCTGTAATTGCTCTTGTTAACTTGGCTCATTCTGATGTGATCATCCCTCTGCAACAGGCTTTAGATGATCCTGATAGGGAGGTTGCTATTCAAGCGCAACGAGCGATTAACAAGATACAAACAGATATTGTTTTTAACGCGGAGGAACGCTAAGTAAGCGCGGAGGAACGCTAAGTTTTTTAGAGTTAGTTTGCTACTGTTGAATTAAGATTTTTAAGAGAGTTAGCAATAGTGGGCCAATCAGAAGTTAATTTTTATCAACAAGAAGTAGTTGAACTGCTCAAGCAGGTAATCGAACCAAACTTAAAAAATGACATAGTTAGTTTGGGAATGGTGCGGAATCTCCGCATAGTTGATGACTATGTTTACTTGCGTTTATATATTGGTTCTCATCAGCAGCAATTACAAACAGAAGTTGAAGCTAAATTATCAGCTTTGTCTTGGTGTAAAAAGACTTATATTCAAATTTGTACAATTCCTGGGGTGAAAATCACTCTGGGAATTTCTAGTGGTAAAGGTGGTGTTGGTAAATCAACTACAGCCGTAAATATAGCCGCCGCTTTAAGTTTACAAGGGGCAAAAGTTGGGCTATTAGATGCGGATGTTTATGGGCCGAATGTGCCGCAAATGCTGGGTTTAGGACAAGCTGATGTTGAGGTAATTCAGACTCCTACAGGTGAGAAGTTTTTACCTCTGGAAGTCCAAGGAATTAAATTAATGTCGGTGGGTTTACTAGCAGAAGAAAATCGTCCTTTGGCTTGGCGGGGGCCTGTACTGCACAAAATTATTACCCAATTTATCAATGATGTGGAATGGGGCGAATTAGATTATTTATTAATAGATTTACCCCCAGGTACGGGTGATGCTCAAATTACGATTATTCAAGAAAGTCCAATTTGTGGGGTGATTTTGGTGACGACTCCGCAGCAAGTAGCTGTTGCAGATGTTCGACGTAATATATATATGTTCCGCCAAGTCGGTGTTCCAGTGCTGGGGATTGTGGAAAATATGAGTTATTTAATTTGTGGCGATTGTGGTTCACGCACCTATATTTTTGGTAGTGGTGGGGGTGAACAACTTGCAACGGAATTACAAGCGCCTCTACTGGGACAAATCCCCATTGATCAGCGTATTTGTAGCGGTGGTGATAGCGGAAATCCCATCGCCATTAGTGAACAAACTTCCCCAGCTAGTGAGGTTTTTAGAAATATTGCGATCGCTATAGGTTTAAGCTTCCCTTAGCCTAGAAATTTTGGGCTGGCGAACTAATAGTTTCATCAGAAAGAGTAGTGATGATGTCTTTCAATCGGCGATCGCGATCGCTTTCTTCTGGTGTTTCCTTACCT contains:
- a CDS encoding HEAT repeat domain-containing protein produces the protein MSISADSELNQWLEMLRSPDVNDRLVAVKTLQHLGEEETIDALIIALKDESVAVQKIAISALWEIANPVAIPALIECLSLQDEDIRSEAASALNELVSQDDLLLLLDKLQIDDINTQLNILVLLRKIHDIQSLPYILPFLQSHNSELREAAITTLRYLNQLEKCSEALDLIFDESAVVRRAAALTLGHLQDTEVITKLSQALTNDSDWQVRRNAAKSLAIHANHQAILALETALSDEHWQVRKASAQALQKIPDTQVMPQLIQALTDEYADVRKEAVIALVNLAHSDVIIPLQQALDDPDREVAIQAQRAINKIQTDIVFNAEER
- a CDS encoding Mrp/NBP35 family ATP-binding protein, translating into MGQSEVNFYQQEVVELLKQVIEPNLKNDIVSLGMVRNLRIVDDYVYLRLYIGSHQQQLQTEVEAKLSALSWCKKTYIQICTIPGVKITLGISSGKGGVGKSTTAVNIAAALSLQGAKVGLLDADVYGPNVPQMLGLGQADVEVIQTPTGEKFLPLEVQGIKLMSVGLLAEENRPLAWRGPVLHKIITQFINDVEWGELDYLLIDLPPGTGDAQITIIQESPICGVILVTTPQQVAVADVRRNIYMFRQVGVPVLGIVENMSYLICGDCGSRTYIFGSGGGEQLATELQAPLLGQIPIDQRICSGGDSGNPIAISEQTSPASEVFRNIAIAIGLSFP